One Nitrosopumilus sp. genomic region harbors:
- a CDS encoding succinate dehydrogenase, with product MDNENRREGIFGMANPGRFGIERVAYWLMRLSGLGLLAYFVAHIYETSTILRGRAGWDDFLALTQTTEGHIVLAIVIAMCVFHTVNGIRVMLGHGGVGVGKPARPDYPYDPASQNYRHKIGIYSAIILAAIAMMYGLAVMFGE from the coding sequence ATGGATAACGAGAATAGACGAGAAGGAATATTTGGAATGGCCAATCCAGGTCGTTTTGGAATTGAACGTGTTGCATATTGGTTAATGAGATTGAGTGGTTTAGGATTATTAGCATATTTTGTAGCTCACATTTATGAAACTAGTACTATTTTACGTGGAAGAGCTGGATGGGATGATTTTCTAGCATTAACTCAAACCACTGAAGGACACATTGTTTTAGCAATTGTAATTGCAATGTGTGTATTTCACACTGTCAATGGAATTAGAGTGATGCTAGGACATGGTGGAGTTGGTGTTGGAAAACCAGCAAGACCTGATTATCCATATGATCCAGCATCACAAAATTACAGACACAAAATTGGAATCTACTCGGCTATTATTCTTGCAGCAATTGCAATGATGTATGGTCTGGCAGTTATGTTTGGTGAATGA
- a CDS encoding succinate dehydrogenase: protein MRESTIMKIHYGTALAAVALVAVHILMRLTQGFAESLEFESVLANYKFLPYALMLELILILLSIHGFNGLRVILLELKQGPTYEKAVSYGCIAAMVGLIAYGSRTIIMTNMGMV from the coding sequence ATGAGAGAAAGCACAATAATGAAAATTCACTACGGGACTGCCTTAGCAGCCGTAGCCTTAGTGGCAGTGCATATTCTTATGCGTCTAACGCAGGGATTTGCAGAATCTCTTGAATTTGAGAGTGTTTTGGCAAATTACAAGTTCCTACCATATGCTCTAATGCTTGAATTAATTTTGATCTTACTTTCAATTCATGGTTTCAATGGACTTCGTGTAATTTTGCTTGAGCTAAAACAAGGACCAACTTATGAAAAAGCAGTATCGTATGGCTGCATTGCTGCAATGGTTGGATTAATAGCCTACGGCTCAAGAACAATTATTATGACTAACATGGGGATGGTTTAG
- a CDS encoding succinate dehydrogenase/fumarate reductase iron-sulfur subunit has protein sequence MAQVSSIANEQTSTPLSSPKTILLRISRYNPEHDESSRFMEFDVPYQRWTTVLEAILEVKKHFDHSVAVRYSCRQATCGSCGMIINGKPRLACFTKISELNSEVVTVEPMNNFPIIRDLAVKFEKLFESHQKIKPYLVRDDTELETDQKEFLQSPEEVEQYIQFANCIKCGLCNSACPTMATDSSFVGPQALAQAYRYVADSRDKGKDSRLKIIDDSHGIWRCHFAGSCSQVCPKGVDPAMGIQLLRGYLLGFRS, from the coding sequence ATGGCACAAGTCTCTAGTATTGCAAACGAGCAAACCTCAACACCATTGTCTTCTCCAAAAACAATTCTTCTTAGAATCTCAAGGTATAATCCAGAACATGACGAATCAAGTAGATTCATGGAGTTTGATGTTCCATATCAGAGATGGACTACTGTCTTAGAAGCAATTCTTGAAGTCAAAAAGCACTTTGATCATTCAGTTGCGGTAAGATATTCTTGCAGACAAGCAACATGTGGATCTTGTGGAATGATAATTAATGGAAAACCAAGACTTGCATGCTTTACAAAAATTAGTGAACTAAATTCTGAAGTAGTTACAGTCGAACCAATGAATAACTTCCCAATTATTAGAGATTTAGCTGTAAAGTTTGAAAAATTATTTGAATCCCATCAAAAAATCAAACCATATCTAGTTAGAGATGACACTGAACTAGAAACAGATCAAAAAGAATTCTTACAATCTCCTGAAGAAGTTGAGCAGTACATCCAGTTTGCAAACTGCATCAAATGTGGCTTATGTAATTCTGCATGTCCTACCATGGCAACTGATTCGTCATTTGTTGGGCCACAAGCATTGGCTCAAGCCTATCGCTATGTTGCAGATAGCAGAGATAAGGGCAAAGATTCTAGATTAAAAATAATAGATGATTCTCACGGTATTTGGAGATGTCATTTTGCTGGATCTTGTAGTCAGGTATGTCCAAAAGGAGTTGATCCTGCTATGGGAATTCAACTACTTCGAGGATATTTACTAGGTTTTAGAAGTTAA
- a CDS encoding iron-sulfur cluster assembly protein — protein sequence MSQDIKQLRVKIFDELSKIVDPEINTSIVELELIDEVDISNNDVKVDLHLTSPFCPAVFGFKICQDIHDNLLKVDGVNDVKVNVSNHFMAEQINNQVNNSPNPKK from the coding sequence ATGAGCCAAGATATCAAACAGCTTCGAGTAAAAATCTTCGATGAATTATCAAAGATTGTGGATCCAGAAATTAACACATCAATTGTGGAATTAGAATTAATTGATGAAGTTGATATCAGCAACAATGATGTTAAAGTCGATTTGCATCTAACAAGTCCATTTTGTCCAGCAGTATTTGGTTTTAAAATTTGCCAAGACATTCATGACAACCTACTGAAAGTAGATGGTGTAAATGATGTTAAAGTAAATGTTTCAAATCACTTTATGGCTGAACAAATTAACAATCAGGTTAACAATAGCCCAAACCCAAAAAAGTAG
- the argH gene encoding argininosuccinate lyase: protein MYRSRLDTDLSDITLDYVSSINDDSQIALYDIIGSQAHTLMLHQQNIITKNDAKKILSALEKLKKQKFDSSSGAEDIHELIESLVIKNVGMASGGKMHTARSRNDQVVLDIRMKIRDDINITCNCLLDTIEALVSVAKNHQKTIMPLYTHLQQAQAGLFSHYLLAHADVLSRDFQRLYQTYDRVNQSPLGAGPVGGTSIPINRDTTAKLLGFDSLVENSIDATSTRDFVAEYVSVIAILMTNLSKIAEDFVIWSTSEFSFIELADEFTSPSSVMPQKKNPDILELTRGKTAEIIGTLTAILTTIKGLASGYGRDLQQIKSSIWSTSKTSISALLILKSLLLTLKVNEKQMKKVTESSNLIALDIAEKLVQEGIPFRVTHKISGILVQLAHQSKKPISKLTSVDIKKSVSGTNVDPKLVSKIIGTTTVISSLKDRNSLGSSGYDEQKRMISDRTQMINNYRIDVSSRENKINSSIDEMTKQIQKIIK, encoded by the coding sequence ATGTATCGGTCACGTCTTGATACTGATTTGAGTGATATCACTTTAGATTATGTTTCATCAATTAATGATGATTCTCAAATTGCACTTTATGATATTATTGGCAGTCAAGCTCACACATTGATGCTTCATCAACAAAATATTATTACAAAAAATGATGCAAAAAAAATTTTATCAGCACTAGAGAAATTGAAAAAACAAAAATTTGATAGCTCATCAGGTGCAGAAGATATTCATGAATTAATTGAATCACTTGTAATCAAAAATGTAGGTATGGCAAGCGGTGGGAAAATGCATACTGCAAGATCAAGAAATGATCAAGTTGTATTAGATATTCGAATGAAGATTCGAGACGACATTAACATCACTTGTAATTGCCTTCTAGATACTATCGAAGCTCTGGTTTCCGTGGCTAAAAATCACCAAAAAACCATCATGCCTTTGTATACTCATCTCCAACAAGCTCAAGCTGGACTGTTTTCTCATTATTTACTTGCACATGCAGATGTTTTATCTCGTGATTTTCAAAGACTTTACCAAACATATGATAGGGTTAATCAAAGTCCATTAGGAGCAGGACCTGTTGGTGGAACAAGTATTCCCATTAATCGAGATACAACTGCAAAACTTTTAGGCTTTGATTCACTAGTTGAAAATTCAATTGATGCAACAAGTACACGTGATTTTGTAGCAGAATACGTATCTGTAATTGCGATTTTGATGACTAATCTAAGTAAGATAGCAGAAGACTTTGTAATATGGTCTACTTCAGAATTTTCCTTTATTGAACTTGCAGATGAATTTACATCACCATCAAGTGTAATGCCACAAAAGAAAAATCCAGACATTTTAGAATTAACTCGAGGAAAAACTGCTGAAATTATTGGAACACTTACTGCAATACTAACTACCATCAAAGGTTTAGCTTCAGGTTATGGAAGAGATCTACAACAAATCAAATCTTCAATCTGGTCTACTTCAAAAACATCTATTAGTGCATTACTGATTTTAAAATCGCTTTTACTAACACTAAAAGTAAATGAAAAGCAAATGAAAAAAGTTACAGAATCTAGTAATTTAATTGCACTAGACATTGCTGAAAAATTAGTTCAAGAAGGAATTCCATTTAGAGTGACTCATAAAATTTCAGGAATTTTAGTTCAACTAGCACATCAATCAAAAAAACCGATCTCAAAACTAACATCTGTAGATATAAAAAAATCAGTAAGTGGCACAAATGTAGATCCTAAATTAGTCTCAAAAATTATCGGTACGACTACTGTGATATCTTCTCTAAAAGATAGAAATTCTCTTGGATCCTCAGGCTATGATGAGCAAAAAAGAATGATTTCCGATAGAACCCAAATGATAAACAACTATAGAATCGATGTGTCTTCAAGAGAAAATAAAATTAATTCATCAATTGATGAAATGACAAAACAAATTCAGAAGATCATAAAATAG
- a CDS encoding glutamyl-tRNA reductase, with product MGKVNFDVMNTRVTFKNIPLHTLSKFTFKDVTAACQEFKKIPNVDECIIIQTASRVEIFTVSNVESEDSPDARRPEGKGLVLNQIKDTWISLSSLEQIDIDHFDQTLEVYKGDDVYRNLLRLAAGLDSVVVGKREILNEVSQSLATAKSAGTSGDILHKLFDSVIRLAEKMRTSTGIENNVISIGDVAVKLVDEKAGLDDKKKVLLIGTGESAARVAKTLNKRGIKFDVTSRTVDRATGFSVILGGTPVDFNDVLAGFDKYDIVFVATTADYFLITFDRIHLVMEDKKKGTLIMDLSEPRAVEEGITALPGIKLLFKDQIAEIYEENVRARVGIVPAVEKIIEKELPVLSARMTILEA from the coding sequence ATGGGTAAAGTAAATTTTGATGTTATGAATACACGAGTCACTTTCAAAAATATTCCACTTCATACATTATCAAAATTCACATTCAAAGATGTAACTGCTGCATGTCAAGAATTCAAAAAAATTCCAAATGTTGATGAATGCATAATTATTCAAACAGCAAGTAGAGTTGAAATCTTTACTGTTAGTAATGTGGAATCTGAAGATTCTCCAGATGCAAGACGTCCTGAAGGAAAAGGATTGGTGTTAAATCAAATTAAAGATACTTGGATTTCTTTGTCATCATTAGAACAAATAGACATTGATCATTTTGATCAAACATTAGAAGTTTACAAGGGTGATGATGTTTACCGAAATCTATTACGATTAGCAGCAGGACTGGATTCAGTAGTTGTAGGAAAAAGAGAAATTTTAAATGAAGTTTCCCAATCATTGGCCACTGCAAAATCTGCAGGCACCTCTGGAGACATACTCCACAAATTATTTGATAGTGTGATTAGATTAGCCGAGAAAATGAGAACAAGCACTGGAATTGAAAATAATGTGATCTCAATAGGTGATGTTGCTGTAAAACTAGTTGATGAGAAAGCAGGATTGGATGATAAAAAGAAAGTACTCTTAATTGGAACTGGTGAATCTGCCGCTCGAGTTGCTAAAACTTTGAACAAAAGAGGAATAAAATTTGATGTGACAAGTAGAACAGTTGATCGTGCTACAGGTTTTTCAGTAATCTTAGGTGGAACACCTGTCGATTTTAATGATGTGTTGGCTGGATTTGACAAGTATGATATTGTCTTTGTTGCAACAACAGCAGATTATTTCTTAATTACATTTGATCGAATTCATTTAGTAATGGAGGATAAGAAGAAAGGTACACTGATCATGGATTTGTCAGAACCAAGAGCCGTTGAAGAAGGAATAACTGCGTTACCTGGAATAAAATTGCTCTTCAAAGATCAGATAGCAGAAATTTATGAGGAAAATGTTAGAGCAAGAGTAGGTATTGTACCTGCTGTTGAGAAAATTATTGAAAAAGAACTACCTGTTTTATCTGCTAGAATGACTATACTAGAAGCGTAG
- a CDS encoding DUF1059 domain-containing protein: MANLKCIDYGFECDFIAEGEMEEVIENFRNHTEEEHGIDYSKEAIMQFLLRKQGL, translated from the coding sequence ATGGCAAATCTCAAGTGTATTGATTACGGTTTTGAATGTGATTTTATTGCCGAAGGAGAGATGGAAGAAGTAATTGAAAATTTTAGAAATCATACAGAAGAAGAACACGGAATCGATTATTCAAAAGAAGCCATTATGCAATTCCTATTAAGAAAACAGGGTCTTTAA
- a CDS encoding thrombospondin type 3 repeat-containing protein, which translates to MFEKKFKFLLGILVISISISFLTWANVISFGDMDDDGIIDSIDNCPRNFNQDQEDSDFDKIGNYCDSDDDNDGIVDFLDSFDIEPLDWADFDFDGIGNSKDEDDDNDGILDSEDSEPILASEILATKYLDDIQDCANINDDTSRHLCYTVFFGKITKNEQNNSNALELSIALSKIGAIDDCHFVSHEIGHVAFEENPNVISNLIGMDGTMCRGGYFHGVLASYFHSIKEHNESFPSDYNLVCNELIGSSNYQDCVHGLGHGLVHYFGNDLDSSLELCHEMSFYQNILCVKGVMMQYTDNTMTQKGISQNVVSDLCDESQLEKLDFIECSMSLGTTLSFFNNHDYDKSSKFCEYVENEKGQSYCLDGLRLEISDSENYKTKPLTEEIREKFQPQFESDYVIDIRSPAIVSNFDHIQEIDLITFSIDSPQYVIMYVPSEFVSSDLWITVNGQIPNNLVVKNNILDEEITMFSFVPKTKGIVMISPFSD; encoded by the coding sequence ATGTTTGAAAAAAAATTCAAATTTTTACTTGGCATACTAGTCATATCAATTTCTATTTCTTTTCTAACTTGGGCTAATGTTATTTCTTTTGGAGATATGGATGATGATGGAATAATTGATTCAATTGATAATTGTCCAAGGAATTTTAATCAAGACCAAGAAGATTCTGATTTTGATAAAATAGGAAATTATTGTGATTCAGATGATGACAATGACGGAATAGTTGATTTTCTTGATTCCTTTGATATTGAACCTCTAGATTGGGCTGATTTTGATTTTGATGGTATAGGAAATTCAAAAGATGAAGATGATGACAATGACGGAATATTAGATTCAGAAGATTCTGAACCAATATTGGCCTCAGAAATTCTTGCTACAAAATATCTTGATGACATACAAGACTGTGCAAACATCAATGATGATACATCACGACATCTATGTTATACGGTATTTTTTGGTAAAATAACAAAGAATGAACAAAATAATTCTAATGCTCTTGAACTATCTATAGCATTATCTAAGATTGGAGCTATTGATGATTGTCATTTTGTTTCTCATGAAATTGGCCACGTGGCTTTTGAGGAGAACCCCAATGTCATTTCAAATTTGATAGGAATGGATGGAACAATGTGTAGAGGTGGATATTTTCATGGAGTCTTGGCATCCTATTTCCATAGTATCAAAGAACACAATGAATCATTTCCAAGTGATTACAATTTAGTTTGCAATGAATTAATTGGATCTTCAAATTACCAGGACTGTGTACATGGATTAGGACATGGTCTAGTTCATTACTTTGGTAATGATCTGGATTCTTCTTTGGAGCTATGTCATGAAATGTCATTTTATCAAAATATCCTATGTGTAAAAGGTGTGATGATGCAATACACAGACAATACTATGACCCAAAAGGGAATTTCTCAAAATGTTGTCTCTGATCTTTGCGATGAATCACAACTAGAGAAACTTGATTTTATTGAATGCAGTATGTCTTTAGGTACCACTTTGTCCTTTTTTAACAACCATGATTATGATAAAAGTTCAAAATTTTGTGAATATGTTGAAAATGAAAAAGGACAGTCTTATTGTCTTGATGGTTTAAGGTTAGAAATTTCTGATTCTGAAAACTACAAAACCAAACCTCTAACTGAAGAGATTAGAGAAAAATTCCAACCCCAGTTTGAATCAGATTATGTTATTGATATAAGAAGTCCCGCAATAGTTTCAAACTTTGATCATATTCAAGAGATTGACCTGATCACATTTTCTATAGACTCTCCACAATATGTCATAATGTATGTCCCAAGTGAGTTTGTATCATCCGATTTATGGATAACAGTAAATGGTCAAATCCCAAACAACTTAGTTGTAAAAAATAATATCTTAGATGAAGAAATTACAATGTTTAGTTTTGTTCCCAAAACCAAAGGAATTGTAATGATTTCTCCTTTCTCTGACTAA